A single region of the Fenollaria sporofastidiosus genome encodes:
- a CDS encoding oligopeptide/dipeptide ABC transporter ATP-binding protein: MENRELLFRIQNLKQYFPVQKVGKEVKYVKANDDISLDIYKGETIGLVGESGCGKSTFGRTLLQLYKQTDGRTIYYGRTRWEVNPKYVYKLINGFASHKNKVKELKAEIEKDTAAYEALAEGKEKGEALNKLREAEKQYKLLYKDLAQIAGALIYHDNESEVKSLLLKEQELNHKVFLAKKNGKEDSSAENELKDVEAKLASLREDVKGHAEYEKAEGYRDAGVNLAELEYEEMRHLRKDMQLIFQDPYSSLNPRMTVGQIISEGLVAHDIYKQKDKALQDYVVKVMQDCGLAHYFIHRYPHQFSGGQRQRIGIARSVALKPDFIVCDEAVSALDVSIQSQIINLLIDLKEKENLTYLFISHDLSVIKYISDKVGVMYLGNIVEFADSKELYARPVHPYTEALLGAIPTTDSKKEIQILEGDIPSPINPPKGCKFHTRCKYATEECKTVVPVFEEVRPGHFVACHHKLNLDK; this comes from the coding sequence ATGGAAAATAGAGAGTTACTATTTAGAATACAAAACTTAAAACAATACTTCCCAGTACAAAAAGTTGGTAAGGAAGTTAAATATGTAAAAGCTAATGATGATATCTCATTGGATATTTACAAGGGTGAAACTATCGGTTTAGTAGGAGAGTCTGGTTGCGGTAAATCTACTTTTGGTAGAACTTTATTACAACTATACAAGCAAACTGATGGTAGAACTATTTACTATGGCAGAACTAGATGGGAAGTAAATCCTAAATATGTATATAAACTAATCAATGGTTTTGCTAGCCATAAGAACAAAGTTAAAGAGCTTAAAGCTGAGATTGAGAAGGATACAGCTGCTTATGAAGCACTTGCTGAAGGCAAGGAAAAGGGAGAAGCGCTTAATAAGCTTAGAGAGGCTGAAAAGCAATATAAACTTCTTTATAAGGACTTAGCGCAAATAGCTGGAGCTTTGATATATCATGACAATGAAAGCGAAGTTAAATCTTTACTACTGAAGGAGCAAGAACTTAACCACAAAGTATTTCTTGCTAAGAAAAACGGCAAGGAAGATTCATCAGCAGAAAACGAATTAAAAGATGTTGAAGCAAAACTTGCGTCACTTAGAGAAGATGTTAAGGGACATGCTGAATACGAAAAAGCAGAAGGATATAGAGATGCTGGTGTAAACTTAGCAGAGCTTGAGTATGAAGAGATGAGACACTTAAGAAAAGATATGCAACTTATCTTCCAAGACCCATATTCATCACTTAACCCACGTATGACTGTTGGACAAATTATATCTGAAGGTTTAGTAGCTCACGATATCTACAAACAAAAGGATAAGGCACTACAAGACTATGTTGTTAAGGTTATGCAAGATTGCGGTTTAGCTCACTACTTTATACACAGATACCCTCATCAATTCTCTGGCGGTCAAAGACAAAGAATTGGTATCGCTAGAAGTGTTGCATTAAAGCCTGACTTTATCGTTTGTGACGAAGCGGTATCAGCACTTGACGTATCTATTCAATCACAAATTATAAACCTATTGATTGATTTAAAAGAAAAAGAAAATCTAACATATCTATTCATATCACATGACTTGTCAGTTATTAAATATATATCTGATAAGGTAGGTGTAATGTACTTAGGTAATATAGTTGAGTTTGCAGACTCTAAGGAGTTATATGCTAGACCAGTGCATCCATATACAGAGGCACTTCTAGGCGCAATACCAACTACTGACTCTAAGAAAGAAATACAAATACTAGAAGGAGACATACCAAGTCCTATCAATCCACCTAAGGGCTGTAAGTTCCACACTAGATGTAAATATGCTACTGAAGAATGCAAGACAGTTGTACCAGTATTTGAAGAAGTAAGACCTGGACACTTTGTTGCATGTCATCACAAGCTAAACTTAGATAAGTAA